A single genomic interval of Pyruvatibacter sp. HU-CL02332 harbors:
- a CDS encoding amidase family protein, translating to MTSEIPPSALALGRAIADGTKDPRDLVEDYADRISQADPDARIFYRRTFDRARSEAAASYERARAGLRRSPVDGVPLSWKDLYDSAGDETPAGSMMLAGRTPRHDATALARLTAAGTVCLGKTAMTELAFSGLGINPVMGTPANAHDSDVARVPGGSSSGAGVSLAHDLCAASIGTDTGGSVRIPAAWNGVVGFKPRHGIIPSDGVVPLCPTLDTIGPLTRDVADAACLYSLLSGSAPISLDDETLKGRTLLVPKEIVFDDADPGVAQTIEAALDVLATAGATIRHETIEPLTQMNALTWDSGISLAAVEAWAVWGETIREHGDLMYPPVRTRFEGGAKPNAGDVWKLMRVRDQLRATLIDQLASIDAIAMPTIPIDPPPIAHLEDGGPAYDRANKLALRNTTLGNQLDMCAITLPAGTSTAGLPVGLMLMAPKGRDARLLRLASAVEKALS from the coding sequence ATGACCAGCGAAATACCCCCCTCCGCTCTCGCCCTGGGCCGCGCCATTGCCGACGGCACAAAGGACCCACGCGATCTGGTGGAAGACTACGCAGACCGGATTTCACAAGCAGACCCCGACGCCCGCATCTTCTACCGGCGCACCTTTGATCGCGCGCGCAGCGAAGCCGCCGCATCCTATGAACGCGCCAGAGCAGGCCTGCGCCGCTCACCAGTGGATGGCGTCCCCCTGTCGTGGAAGGACCTCTATGACAGTGCCGGTGACGAGACCCCTGCCGGATCAATGATGCTCGCAGGACGCACGCCTCGACATGACGCGACAGCCCTGGCCCGACTGACGGCCGCCGGCACGGTCTGTCTTGGAAAAACCGCCATGACCGAGCTGGCCTTTTCCGGGCTGGGCATCAACCCAGTGATGGGCACGCCGGCCAATGCCCATGACAGCGACGTTGCGCGTGTGCCCGGTGGGTCCTCCTCCGGCGCAGGTGTCAGTCTGGCGCACGATCTGTGTGCCGCCTCTATTGGCACGGACACCGGCGGTTCTGTGCGCATACCCGCCGCATGGAACGGTGTTGTCGGGTTCAAGCCACGCCACGGCATTATTCCGTCTGACGGTGTGGTGCCCCTGTGTCCGACGCTGGACACCATCGGGCCCCTGACGCGGGACGTGGCCGATGCGGCCTGCCTCTATTCGCTGCTCTCCGGCAGCGCGCCCATCTCGCTGGACGACGAGACCCTGAAGGGACGCACACTTCTTGTCCCCAAGGAAATTGTGTTTGATGACGCTGACCCGGGCGTGGCGCAGACCATAGAGGCCGCTCTTGATGTGCTCGCCACAGCGGGAGCCACAATCCGTCATGAGACCATTGAGCCTCTAACGCAGATGAATGCGCTGACATGGGACAGCGGTATCTCACTCGCAGCAGTAGAAGCCTGGGCCGTATGGGGAGAGACCATCCGCGAACATGGCGACCTCATGTATCCGCCTGTGCGCACCCGTTTTGAAGGGGGCGCCAAACCAAATGCGGGTGATGTTTGGAAGCTGATGAGAGTGCGTGACCAGCTTCGCGCAACGCTTATCGATCAGCTGGCAAGCATTGACGCCATTGCCATGCCCACCATCCCCATCGACCCACCGCCGATCGCTCACCTTGAGGATGGCGGCCCGGCATATGATCGCGCCAACAAGCTCGCATTGCGCAACACGACGCTGGGCAATCAGCTGGACATGTGCGCCATCACCCTGCCCGCAGGCACAAGCACAGCAGGGCTGCCTGTTGGCTTGATGCTGATGGCACCGAAGGGGCGGGACGCCCGGTTGTTACGTCTGGCCAGCGCCGTCGAAAAAGCGCTTTCCTAA